CCGCTGCTGGTGGGAAGCTCCCTCGGCGGCTACTATGCGACTCACCTGGCTGAGCGCCATGGCCTGAAAGCACTGCTGGTCAATCCGGCGGTCAGCCCGCACCGGATGTTCGACGGCTATCTGGGCCCGCAGAAAAATCTGTATACCGACGAAACCTGGGACTTGACCCACGACCATGTCACGGCGCTGGCCTCACTGGAGGTGCCGCCGCCGCAGGATCCGCAGCGTTATCAGGTCTGGTTGCAAACCGGCGATGAAACACTGGATTATCGCCTCGCCCAACAGTATTACCGCGCCTGTGCCTTGCGCATTCAGGCCGGCGGCGACCACAGTTTCCAGGGTTTCGCCGGGCAATTGCCGGCGCTGTTGAGTTTCGCCGGCATTGGCGCCGATTTGTATCAGGCAGTCGATTTCACCGCGCTGTGAAGTCCTGCCCCTATTTCATGAATGACTGACGACGAGACCCTATGGCCACTCCCAGCGCTAGCTCTTATAACGCCGACGCCATCGAAGTCCTCTCGGGCCTCGACCCGGTGCGCAAACGCCCCGGCATGTACACCGACACCAGTCGGCCGAACCACCTCGCCCAGGAAGTTATCGACAACAGCGTCGACGAAGCTCTGGCCGGCCACGCCAAATCGGTGCAAGTCATCCTGCACGCCGACCATTCGCTGGAAGTCAGCGACGACGGCCGTGGCATGCCGGTCGACATCCACCCGGAAGAGGGCGTGTCGGGTGTCGAACTGATCCTCACCAAGCTCCATGCGGGCGGCAAGTTTTCCAACAAGAACTACCAGTTCTCCGGCGGTCTGCACGGTGTGGGTATTTCCGTGGTCAACGCGCTGTCGACCGAAGTGCGCGTGCGCGTAAAGCGTGACGGCAACGAATACCAGATGACCTTCAAGGACGGCTACAAGGCCACCGAGCTGGAAGTCGTCGGCACCGTCGGCAAGCGCAACACCGGCACCAGCGTGTACTTCGCGCCGGATCCGAAATATTTCGATTCGCCGAAATTTTCCATCAGCCGCCTCAAGCACGTGCTCAAGGCCAAGGCTGTGTTGTGCCCGGGCCTGCTGGTCAGCTTCGAAGACAAAGGCACCGGCGAGAAAGTCGAGTGGCATTACGAAGACGGCCTGCGCTCGTACCTGGTCGATGCGGTCAGCGAATTCGAGCGCCTGCCGAACGAGCCGTTCTGCGGCGCCTTCGCCGGGAATAAAGAGGCGGTCGATTGGGCTCTGCTGTGGCTGCCGGAAGGTGGCGACGCGGTGCAGGAAAGCTACGTCAACCTGATCCCGACGGCGCAGGGTGGCACCCACGTCAACGGTTTGCGTCAGGGCCTGCTTGATGCCATGCGCGAGTTCTGCGAATTCCGCAGCCTGCTGCCGCGCGGCGTGAAGCTGGCACCGGAAGACGTCTGGGAGCGCATCGCTTTCGTCCTGTCGATGAAAATGCAGGAACCGCAATTCTCCGGCCAGACCAAAGAGCGTCTGTCATCGCGTGAAGCGGCGGCGTTCGTTTCCGGTGTGGTCAAGGATGCGTTCAGCCTGTGGCTCAATGCCAACCCGGAAACTGGGCTGGCCCTGGCCGAACTGGCGATTAACAACGCCGGTCGTCGTCTGAAGGCGAGCAAGAAGGTCGAGCGCAAACGCGTCACCCAGGGGCCGGCGTTGCCCGGCAAACTGGCTGACTGCGCCGGGCAGGACCCGATGCGTTCCGAGCTGTTCCTGGTCGAAGGTGATTCCGCCGGCGGTTCGGCCAAGCAGGCGCGGGACAAGGAATTCCAGGCAATCCTGCCGTTGCGCGGCAAAATCCTCAACACTTGGGAAGTCGACGGCAGCGAAGTGCTCGCCAGCCAGGAAGTGCACAACATCGCCGTGGCCATCGGCGTCGATCCGGGCGCGGCGGACATGAGCCAGCTGCGCTACGGCAAGATCTGCATTCTCGCCGACGCCGACTCCGACGGTCTGCACATTGCTACGCTGCTGTGCGCGTTGTTCGTCCAGCATTTCCGCCCGCTGGTGGATGCCGGTCACGTCTACGTCGCCATGCCGCCGCTGTACCGCATCGACTTGGGCAAGGAAATTTACTACGCCCTCGACGAAGCCGAGCGCGATGGCATTCTCGACCGTCTGGTGGCCGAAAAGAAACGCGGCAAACCACAAGTCACCCGATTCAAAGGCTTGGGCGAAATGAACCCGCCGCAATTGCGCGAAACCACCATGGACCCGAACACCCGGCGTCTGGTGCAACTGACGCTGGGCGACAGCTACGCCGAAACTTCGGAAATGATGGACATGCTGCTGGCGAAGAAACGCGCTGGCGACCGCAAGAGCTGGCTCGAATCCAAAGGCAACCTCGCCGAGGTGCTGGCCTGATGCGGTTTGGCTGGGCCTTGGCGGGTGCGTTACTCCTCAGCTGCGGTTCGGCGCTGGCCGAAGCGCCGCAGGAACTGCGCGTGCTTTCCGAGCATCCCGTCGAGGGCATGCGCGGCGGCAACCTGTCGGGGCTGGCCATGTGCGGCAGCGAGTTATGGACCGTATCGGACCGCGACGACGATCAGATCTACCAGCTCAATACCTCCGATCAGGTCTGGCAGGCCGAAGCCGTGCACCTCGACGTCCCCCCGGTGCCCGAGACCGGTTTGCCGTGGGGCTTGCGTTCGCGCAACTGGGCCGCGTCGTTCGTGCGCGGAGGCGATCTGGATTTCGAGGGCATCAGCTGTGACAGCGCTGGCAATCGCTACATCGTCAGCGAGGGCCATGCGGCGGTATTGCAGGTGCCCGTCATCGGCCCGGTCAACTGGCTGAAGATTTCCCCGATGATGGTTCGCGAAGCTCGGGCCAGCGGCATGCTCCAACATTTCAATGCGATATTCGAGGGCCTGGCGATCAATCCGGCGGGCGACCGGATGTGGCTTGCGGCCGAACGGCAGAGCCGCGGCTTGCTGCAGATCAAGCGCCTGCAGACGGTGTGGGACTGCGACGGTCGCTGCGTGCTGGTCACTGAAGGCGGCAAAGAGATGCAACCGCCGCAGTTTCCCCGCGCGAAAGCGGTCGATCGCGACTTTTCCGATATTTCATTGTTCAAAGGCAAGCTGTTTACGCTGGAACGCAATGCTTTTCGGATTTGCCGCCGCGACGCGCAGACAGCCGCGGTCGAGCATTGCTGGTCGTACGCCGCCGAACTGCTGCAGGCCAACCGCCGTTACTCGCAGAACTACGGTCTGGAAGAAGCCCTGATCATCGACGCTGAAGGCGCGTGGGTCGGCGTCGACAACAATTTTGGCCCGCGTGCCGATGGCGAGTCGCGCCCGGTAGTCTGGCGCTTCGCCGCGCCTGACGGTGGCTGGAGCGCCAAGCCGTGAGCCAGCAACCACCGGGCAAGCGCGCCGGTCGAGTGCTGATGATTCTGGCTTGGTGCGCGGCGTTGTTTCTGGCCACACGGTTCTTCGGCCAGTGGGAACAGCGCCAGCAGAACCCGAACATTGTCGTGACGTCGGAGCAGGGCGAAGGCTTTATCGAAGTGAAACTGGCGAGCAATGCCCAAGGGCATTTTGTCGCCAGCGGTCAGATCAACGGTGAGCCGGTGGAGTTCATGCTCGACACCGGCGCCACCGACGTGGCAATCCCGGCGGATCTGGCCAAGCGTTTGAAACTTGAAGAAGGCTTCGGCGTGACCCTGAGCACGGCCAACGGCCTGAGCCAGGGCTATCGAACGAAAATTGCCCGCCTGCAACTGGGCGACATCGTGCTGCGGGACGTCCGCGCATTGGTGGCGCCGGGGTTGCATGGCGATCAGGTGCTGCTCGGCATGAGCGCCCTGAACAAACTTGAATTTACTCAGCGCGGCGGCACCATGCTGCTGCGCCAGACAACGAACCGATGAGGCCCGCATGAGCGACATCCTTGCAGACAGCTTAGACGGCGTAGAACGCCGCTCGCTGGCTGACTTCACCGAAAGTGCCTACCTCAATTATTCCATGTACGTGATCATGGACCGTGCCTTGCCGCATATCGGCGACGGCTTGAAACCGGTACAGCGTCGTATCATTTACGCGATGAGCGAGTTGGGGCTGGACGCCGACTCCAAGCACAAGAAATCGGCGCGTACCGTCGGCGACGTGCTCGGCAAGTTCCACCCGCACGGCGACTCGGCGTGTTACGAAGCGATGGTGCTGATGGCCCAGCCGTTCAGCTACCGCTACACGCTGGTCGACGGTCAGGGCAACTGGGGTGCGCCGGACGATCCGAAGTCCTTCGCCGCCATGCGTTACACCGAAGCGCGGCTGTCGCGTTATTCCGAAGTGCTGCTCAGCGAACTCGGTCAGGGCACTGCCGATTGGGGGCCGAACTTCGACGGCACTCTGCAGGAGCCGCTGGTATTGCCGGCGCGCCTGCCGAACATTCTGCTCAACGGCACCACCGGTATCGCCGTAGGCATGGCAACCGACGTACCGCCGCACAACCTGCGCGAAGTCGCCACCGCCTGCGTGCGTTTGCTCGATGAGCCGAAAGCCACGGTCGAACAGCTTTGTGAGCATATTCAGGGCCCGGATTACCCGACCGAAGCGGAAATCATCACGCCGCGTGCCGACCTGCTGAAAATGTATGAAACCGGCAAGGGCTCGGTGCGCATGCGTGCGGTGTACCACGTCGAGGACGGCGATATCGTCGTCACCGCGCTGCCGCACCAGGTGTCCGGCGCCAAGGTGCTGGAGCAGATCGCCGCGCTGATGCAGGCGAAACCGTCGAAAGCCCCGCAAATTGCCGATCTGCGTGACGAATCCGATCACGAAAACCCGTGCCGCATCGTGATCATCCCGGTCAACAGCCGTGTCGATCACGAAGCGTTGATGCAGCATCTGTTCGCCAGTACCGAGCTGGAGTCGACCTATCGGGTCAACGTCAACATCATCGGTCTGGACGGCAAGCCGCAGCTGAAAAACCTGCGTGCGCTGCTGGTCGAATGGCTGGAATTCCGCGTGCTGACCGTGCGTCGCCGCCTGCAATTCCGCCTCGACAAGGTCGAGCGTCGCCTGCACCTGTTGGACGGTTTGCTGATCGCCTACCTCAACCTGGATGAAGTGATCCACATCATCCGTACCGAGGAACACCCGAAAGCCAAGCTGATCGAGCGTTTCGCCCTCAGCGAGATTCAGGCCGACTACATTCTCGACACCCGTCTGCGTCAGTTGGCGCGGCTGGAAGAGATGAAGCTGCGCGACGAGCAGGATGAATTGCTCAAGGAGCAAGCCAAGCTGCAAGCGCTGCTGGGCAGCGAAGCCAAACTGAAAAAACTGGTGCGTACCGAGCTGATCAAAGACGCCGAAACCTATGGCGATGACCGCCGTTCGCCAATCGTCGAACGTGCCGAAGCCAAAGCGCTGACCGAACACGATCTGCTGCCGAACGAGAAAGTGACCGTCGTATTGTCGGAAAAGGGCTGGATTCGCTCGGCCAAAGGTCACGATATCGACGCCACGGGCCTGTCTTACAAGGCCGGTGATGGCTTCAAGACCTCGGCGGCGGGGCGCTCCAATCAATCTGCCGTGGTGATCGATTCCACGGGCCGCAGCTATTCGGTGCCCGCGCATACGTTGCCATCGGCTCGTGGCCAGGGCGAGCCGTTGACCGGCCGTCTGACACCGCCGCCAGGGGCTTCGTTCGAATGCGTGCTGATGCCCGAAGACGATGCGCTGTACGTCATTGCCTCCGATGCCGGTTACGGTTTCGTGGTCAAAGGCGAAGACTTGCAAGCCAAGAACAAGGCCGGCAAGGCGTTGTTGAGCCTGCCGAACAACGCCAAGGTTATCGCGCCGCGCCCAGTGACTGATCGCGATAAGGATTTGCTTGCCGCGGTGACCAGCGAGGGGCGTATGCTGGTGTTCAATATCAGCGATCTGCCGCAATTGGCGAAGGGCAAGGGCAACAAGATCATCGGTGTTCCGGGTGATCGTGTCGCCAGCCGGGAAGAGTTTGTCACCGATATCGCTGTGATTCCTGCGGGTGCCACGTTGATCCTGCAAGCGGGTAAACGTCCATACAAACTGAAGGCCGAAGACCTCGAACACTACAAAGGTGAACGTGGACGCCGCGGGAATAAACTCCCAAGGGGCTTTCAGCGGGTCGATGCGCTGCTCGTCGAAAACCTCAATTAGGCGTCCTAGAGCGTCCGATCTACGATTTAACGCGTAGATCGACGCTTTGGCGCTGGAGTCGGAACGCATATTCACGGATGATATGGCCTTTCAAGCGCCGGCGTGGCCGAGCGTTCTTCATATTTATTGAGTATTTTCACTGTGGTCAGCCTTGTGGCGGCCACTTGGACGGGACGATGACTGCTCTGCGCCTTCCTCTTATTTTGTTGCTCGCCGGTGTTCTTGGTCTGGCGGGTTGCAGCGTTCACCAACCGGTGTCGCTGTATCAGCTGGACAGCGGAAGTCCGGTTCAGCCTGCGCAAAGCGCGGGTATGGCGGTTTTGCTGGGGCCGGTGGTCGTGGCGGATTACCTGCAACGCGAAACACTGCTGCAACGTCAACCGGACGGCAGCCTGCAAGCGGCGACCGATGGTCGTTGGGCGGGCAGCCTTTCGTCGGATATCGATCAGCTGCTGATGCGTCAGGTAGCCGGTCATCTGGACAGTCAGCGAGTGGTGCTGGCGCCTGCCACGACCGGGTTCACCCCGGATGTGCAGGTATTGCTGACGATCACTCGGCTGGACTCCGGTGCCAAGCAGCCAGCGATCCTCGACGCGCAGTGGCGCTTGATCGATCGCCGGGGCAAGGTGCGCGACAACCGCATCATTCATCTGCAGGAATTGCACGCCGGTAGCACAGCTTCGCAGGTGCAGGCGCAGGGAATCCTGTTGCAGCGACTGGCCGAGCAACTCTCGGTCGCGCTCAAGCCGCTGGCCAATCAGCCGCCGGTCGCTGACGCACCGCGTAAAGCCGCACCGAAACCGGCAGCACCGGCGGCGGAGGCCGAGAAACAGCCGAAGATTCCCATGGCCTCGCCGATTCGTACGGACATGGAAGTGTTCCGCTTCTAAGCCTGATTCGAGTCAGGACAGAGCCCGCCTTGTGTGGGCTTTGTTGTATCTGGAGACGGTGTAGAAGATCAAAAGCCCCTCACCCCAGCCCTCTCCCGTAGCGAGAGGGAGCTGACCGAGGTGTCTGGCGTCTTACATCGACCTGAGAGATCTTGGCGATTATGGATTCACAGCCAAACGTTCATGTCGGTGCAACGCTGGAATATCCCCCGATCAGTCCCCTCTCCCTCAGGCAGAGGGCTAGGGTGAGGGCTTTTTCAGGATTAACACGGTTCCAATAACGCCGCGCACAAAAAAGCCCGCAGACAATCACTTGTCTGCGGGCCTATCCTTAGCCGCGAAAGGATCGCAGCCTTCGGCAGCTTCTACACTTTAAGCCCGGCGCTCATGCATCCGTGCCAGTTGCCGTTCCAGCATCGACGGATAAGGCTCCATCAACCGCTCGACGCAGCAAGCGCCCTCAGGGCTGGCGATCGGCCTGATCCGCGCACGCTGGCGGATGAGCGCGTCATCACTGATCTTGCGCTCGACCAGCAGCAGATTGCGGCTGTGTTGCGACAAGGCCAACGCATCCTGCGCAGAATCGGTCAGCAACAGATCAATCTGGCTCAGGCCAAACAATTCATCGCCCAAAGTCAGGCCCAGCTGCAATTGCAGGGTGATGCCACTGTCCGCCACTTCAATCTGCAACTGATGGCCCAGTGCCCGCAGCAGCTCGCCGCAGCAGATGGCATTGGTCAGGTAGTCGTCGCCGCAGTCTTCGGTGTGGAACAGCAGCAACGTGCTGCCGTCATTCAGCGTTTCGATTTCACCCTGATACAGCGAAGCGGCCTGCTCGAGGCAGTCGCGATAGCGGTCCTGCAATTCTTCCAGGCGCGCACGTGGCAAGCGGCGCAATTGCTCCTGCGAACCGAGTTGAACGGCCAGCACGGCAGTGTGCTGCGGCACGCTTGGGGTCGGTTTGCGAACCAGCGGCTGTACTGCACCGTCGAGCGATTCATCGCGCAGGTCGGCAAAGGCGTCATCGTCGTCGTCATCTTCGACGGTGCTGACCAGGTGGCGCGGTGCAGGTTTCTGCGCGGCCATCGGGCGGGTTTCGTCGAAGCTCGGGTCGCGCAGATTACGCACCTCGAATTCCCGCTCGTCTTCGTCTTCGAACTCAGGTTCCAGCTCTGGCTCCGGCTCTGGCGCAGGTTCCGGGGCGTAATTGGCGTGCAGCTGCCGCGCCAGATCGCCGATCTCATCCTGACGATCGATGCCCGGTGTGTGCTCGTCGATCCGCCGCAGCCACACGCGCAATTGCAGCAACGGCGTCGACAGATGACGGCCGATGCGCAGGCTCAGGGCCAGCGACAGCGCCAGCAGAATCCCGCTGAGAATGCCCATGCTTTGCAGGCTGATGGTCATCGGTTGCTGGAACTGATCCATGTCCAGGCTGATGCGCAGTTGCCCGGCGGTCACGTCCTGGAAGGTGATCTTGCTCTCGTACATGCCTTCGGCTTCGCCCAACAGGCTGTGCTTGGGCCGCTGACCGGACTCGGCGAGGATGCGGTTATCCACGCTGTAGATCGCCGCATGGGCGACCAGTTTGTTCTTGGTCAGGTTGTTGAGCAGCACGTTAAGGCTGAGGATGTCGTTGGACACCAACAGCTCGGTGGCCGAGGTTGCGGTCTGCGTGGTCAGGCTTTCGCCCAGCGCATCGGCCTGCTGGTGCATGGCCTGCTTGAATTGCAAACCCATCACGCCGGCATAGATCACCAGGGCCAGGGCGACCAGGATCACGTTATGGCTGGCAATGCGCAATGCAATCGGTACACGGCGGTGACGCAGTGCACGGAAGATCAGCAGGAAGAAGTTATCGGTTTTAACTGGCGTGGGCCGGTTCACTTGAGCTCGGCTCTTTGTCCGTGAAGTTGACGCGCAGTATAGCGACAGGCCCAAGAGGGGCAAAGCGCTGGCGGTGCCCGATGGTCACTGAAAGTGGGTAGAATGCGGTTTTTTTCCAGTTGCGGGGGTGCGCGTTGCGCGAAATCGTCCTGATTAACATCACGGGAGTCGACCGTCCGGGTCTGACGGCGGCCATCACCGGGGTTCTGGCACAAGGTGGTGTGAACATTCTCGACATCGGTCAGGCGGTGATCCACGACACCCTGTCGTTCGGCATCCTGGTTGAAATTCCCGATTCCGAACAGGGCAAGTCTGTGCTCAAGGACATCCTGTTCAAAGGCTATGAGCTGGATCAGCAAGTGCGCTTCACGCCGGTGTCCGAAGAGGATTACCAGCAATGGGTGGGCAATCAGGGCAAAAAACGTCACATCGTCACGCTGCTGACACGCAAAGTCACCGCCGGCCAATTGCAGGCCGTCAGTTCGATCACTGCCAAATATGGCCTGAACATCGACCACATTGATCGTCTGTCGGGGCGTATGCCGCTCGACACGCCGGCCGACAAGGGCAAGGGCTGCATCGAGTTTTCCGTGCGTGGCGAAGCGGCCGATCCGCAGGCGTTGCGGGCCGAATTCCTGAGCGTTGCGCAGGAACTGAACGTCGATATCGCCTTCCAGGAAGATTCGCTGTTCCGCCGCAATCGGCGTCTCGCGGTATTTGACATGGACTCGACGCTGATCGAAGCGGAAGTCATTGATGAACTGGCGAAAGCGGCCGGGGTTGGCGAGCTGGTTTCGGCAATCACCGAGCGAGCGATGTCTGGCGAGCTGGATTTCCGCGCCAGTTTCAAGGAACGCCTGGCGCTGCTCAAAGGCCTCGACGTCAGCGTGCTGGATTCGATCGGCGCCTCGCTGCGTCTGACCGAGGGTGCGGAAACCTTGTTCGCCGAACTCAAGCGTCTGGGCTACAAAACCGCGATTCTCTCCGGCGGTTTCACCTATTTCGCCAAGCAATTGCAGGCCAGACTCGGCATCGACTACGTGTTCGCCAACGAACTGGAAGTGGTCGACGGCAAGTGCACCGGTGTGGCCGTCGAGCCGATAGTCGATGCGCAGCGCAAGGCTGACTTGCTCAGGGAGCTGGCGCACAAGGAAGGCTTGCGTCTGGAGCAGACCATCGCGGTCGGCGATGGCGCGAACGATTTGCCGATGCTGGCCATTGCCGGTCTGGGCGTGGCATTCCGCGCCAAGCCGCTGGTCAAGCAATCGGCGAAGCAGGCGATCTCCACTCTAGGGCTGGATGGTGTGTTGTATCTGCTGGGTTTCCGGGATCGCGACGGGCAGTTGTAACCAAAAATCAAAAGATCGCAGCCTGCGGCAGCTCCTACATTGGGATATGCATTCCCCGTAGGAGCTGCCGCAGGCTGCGATCTTTTGCTTTAAAGCGATTTCCACAACGAATCAAAATCCTCTTCACCGCCGCCATTCCGTGCGGAGTCCAGCGAGCGATAGGCGAACTGGTTGAAGCTGTGCGTACTTGCCACCCGCCGATCCAGACCGGCGCGGTGCTCTTCGCCTTGAGTATTGATCAGCACCTTGCTGCCCTCCTGAAACGGCAGGCGCGGGGCAAGCACGGTGGCCGGCAAGTCGATCGCGCTGATTTCGGGCAACAGTAATCCACGCAAATACTGGCTGTGATCATCCCCTGAGCGCACCAGTTGCAAGCCGCACGGTTGGGCGTGGGGCGCGACCAGTTCGATGCCCATCTGCGTGCCGCTGCCGCGCACCTGACGAATCCAGCGAATCACCGCAATGCTCCAGCCGTTGCTCTCGCTGTCCTGAATGCCGAGCATCTCCCCGGCCTGCAATTCGGCCGGCACCTCGCTTGGCCAAGCCAGGCAATAACCGCCGGGGCTGTGGTTAATGACGGGCAAGGCATAGGTGGGATAGTTCGGTGGATTGTCAGCGCTTTCGTCTTCGCTCAATTGGTCGTACTGAATTTCCTCGTATGGCAGACGCTCATCGTTACTTTGCGGGGCGGCGTCGAATGCCTGGCTCCAGCTGTCGTTTTCCCCCTTGGCGACGATGCTGCTGAAATTCGCCGCACGCCCGCCCGGATATTTCAGCAGTTCGCTGAACGTGCGCCCACCGCCGAGGTAAAAGTGCAGGGCGCTCATGCCGACGCACACGGTCAACGTGCCCTGACCGGCATTGCGCTGAAAGCTGCGCTCGGCCGCTTGCCCCCAGGTCGCGTGCAGGTGTTGCAGAGTGTCGAGGCTGAGGCCCGCGGAGACTGGCAATGGCGTGGAGCCCGGCTGTTGCAGCAGGTGTGTTTCGAGCTGCTTGACCAGCGGTTGCGGGTCGAAACTCAGCAGGCCCCGTTGTTGCTCACTGCGAAACATCTTGCGGTAGCGCGGGCCGACATCAAGTTCCGGGCTGATCGCAAACAACCCCTCATCGCCATGGGACGGATGCAGGGTGAGCAGCGCGCTCCACGGCTCGATGACTTCGGCCAGCCGGGCGATCTGGCTCTGGCGCAATTGATTACAGCGGGAGCTGCCCAGCAGCAATGCGGCGATGTAAGTCTGTTCGATGCTCAGTTCACTGGTCAGAAACGCCAGGTCATCGCGGATCCGCCGCTGTTGCAACTGCAAGTCACAGGCGCTGCGATACAGCTGATGCAGTTCCAACCACAGGTGTTCGGGCGGTGAACTGTACAGCTGCGTGGCGCGCACCAGTTGCGCCTTGAGTGCATGAGCGGCACGCTGCAACGCCGTGCTGACCAGCGCGGCGCGATCCTTGCTGTATTTGGGGGTAATGCGCAGGACGATTTGCTTGTAGCCGACCGCCAGATGTCCCTGCAACGCTTGGCACAGATTGCTGACTTTGCGTGAGCGCTCATCGAGCATGATCGCCTGATGCAGAAAGTGCCGCTGCAAATGCTGGCAGACGAAATACACCTCGGGCCGCAACAGTTCAAGCAGTTGCAGGCGATTGTCGCTGGGCGTGAGCAAAAGATTCAGCTCGCCGAGGCCTTGATAGAGCAGGCGGGCGGTCTCGCCGATATTGGCCTTGGGCAGGCCGGCGATCCAGCGCTTGAGGTCGCGCGGGTTGGCGTCGCAAAACGACAGGCGCGGTTGCGTGGGAGTCGGAGCATGTAGCCTGGGAGAAAAGATGGTCTGGCTCATGCCAAAAACCATAGCAGCAAATAAACATGTTGGCATTCAACCTGTAGGAGCTGCCGCAGGCTGCGATCTTTTGATTTTTTTTATAAACAACATCAAAGATCGCAGCCTTCGGCAGCTCCTGCACGGTAGTTGCCGGCAGGGATCAGGCTTTCGGCAGAGCCAGGCCTTGGCCCATCTGCACTGGCGAGCCGGCTACCAACTCTTCGGCCCACTTCACTTGATCCGGGCCAAATAGCACGATCGCCGTCGAACCCAGCTTGAAGCGACCCAGTTCGGCGCCTTTTTCCAGATGGATCGGCGCGCGCGCAGCTTCGTCGTAGCGGAAGGTTTTCAGCTCGCGCTTCGGCGGCGTGACCAGCCCGGCCCAGACGGTTTCGATCGAGGCGACGATCATTGCGCCAACCAGCACCACGGCCATCGGCCCGCGTTCGGTATCGAAAATGCACGCCACGCGCTCGTTGCGGGCGAACAGTTCCGGAACGTTTTCAGCGGTGGTCTGATTCACCGAGAAAATCCGGCCAGGAATGTAGACCATTTCGCGCAGGGTGCCGGCCAGCGGCATGTGCACGCGATGGTAATCCTTCGGCGACAGGTAAATTGTGGCGAAATCGCCGCCCATGAACGGCGCGGCGTTGGCCGCATCACCACCGAGCAGTTCCAGCACGCTGAAACTGTGGCCCTTGGCCTGGAACACGCGACCGTGTTCGATCGGGCCGAGCTGGCTGACCGCACCGTCCGCCGGGCTGAGGATCGCGCCCGGGGTCTGGTCCAGCGGGCGCGCGCCGTCTTTCAGGGCGCGGGTGAAGAATGCATTGAAGTGCTCATAAGCGGTCAGGTCTTCGACCAATGCTTGCGACATGTCCACTTGATAACGCTTGGCGAACCACTGGGTGAAAGCATTCTTGAACCAACGCACGCGGCATTCGGCAACGCAGCCGGCCAGGCGCGACAGCAAGTGGTGCGGCAGCAGGTATTGGCTGAGGATAAACAGACGCTCTTTCATTAGTTGTCCTTAGAACCTTGAATCTCGACAGGCGTGTCGGGGTGGTTGCCCCATTCGCCCCAGGAACCGGCGTAGCCCTTGACCCGCGGATAACCGAGGGATTTGGCCACCAGATAAGTGAAGCCCGACCGGTGATGGGTCTGGCAGTGGGTAAT
This window of the Pseudomonas fluorescens genome carries:
- a CDS encoding AhpA/YtjB family protein is translated as MNRPTPVKTDNFFLLIFRALRHRRVPIALRIASHNVILVALALVIYAGVMGLQFKQAMHQQADALGESLTTQTATSATELLVSNDILSLNVLLNNLTKNKLVAHAAIYSVDNRILAESGQRPKHSLLGEAEGMYESKITFQDVTAGQLRISLDMDQFQQPMTISLQSMGILSGILLALSLALSLRIGRHLSTPLLQLRVWLRRIDEHTPGIDRQDEIGDLARQLHANYAPEPAPEPEPELEPEFEDEDEREFEVRNLRDPSFDETRPMAAQKPAPRHLVSTVEDDDDDDAFADLRDESLDGAVQPLVRKPTPSVPQHTAVLAVQLGSQEQLRRLPRARLEELQDRYRDCLEQAASLYQGEIETLNDGSTLLLFHTEDCGDDYLTNAICCGELLRALGHQLQIEVADSGITLQLQLGLTLGDELFGLSQIDLLLTDSAQDALALSQHSRNLLLVERKISDDALIRQRARIRPIASPEGACCVERLMEPYPSMLERQLARMHERRA
- the serB gene encoding phosphoserine phosphatase SerB, with translation MREIVLINITGVDRPGLTAAITGVLAQGGVNILDIGQAVIHDTLSFGILVEIPDSEQGKSVLKDILFKGYELDQQVRFTPVSEEDYQQWVGNQGKKRHIVTLLTRKVTAGQLQAVSSITAKYGLNIDHIDRLSGRMPLDTPADKGKGCIEFSVRGEAADPQALRAEFLSVAQELNVDIAFQEDSLFRRNRRLAVFDMDSTLIEAEVIDELAKAAGVGELVSAITERAMSGELDFRASFKERLALLKGLDVSVLDSIGASLRLTEGAETLFAELKRLGYKTAILSGGFTYFAKQLQARLGIDYVFANELEVVDGKCTGVAVEPIVDAQRKADLLRELAHKEGLRLEQTIAVGDGANDLPMLAIAGLGVAFRAKPLVKQSAKQAISTLGLDGVLYLLGFRDRDGQL
- a CDS encoding molecular chaperone — translated: MSQTIFSPRLHAPTPTQPRLSFCDANPRDLKRWIAGLPKANIGETARLLYQGLGELNLLLTPSDNRLQLLELLRPEVYFVCQHLQRHFLHQAIMLDERSRKVSNLCQALQGHLAVGYKQIVLRITPKYSKDRAALVSTALQRAAHALKAQLVRATQLYSSPPEHLWLELHQLYRSACDLQLQQRRIRDDLAFLTSELSIEQTYIAALLLGSSRCNQLRQSQIARLAEVIEPWSALLTLHPSHGDEGLFAISPELDVGPRYRKMFRSEQQRGLLSFDPQPLVKQLETHLLQQPGSTPLPVSAGLSLDTLQHLHATWGQAAERSFQRNAGQGTLTVCVGMSALHFYLGGGRTFSELLKYPGGRAANFSSIVAKGENDSWSQAFDAAPQSNDERLPYEEIQYDQLSEDESADNPPNYPTYALPVINHSPGGYCLAWPSEVPAELQAGEMLGIQDSESNGWSIAVIRWIRQVRGSGTQMGIELVAPHAQPCGLQLVRSGDDHSQYLRGLLLPEISAIDLPATVLAPRLPFQEGSKVLINTQGEEHRAGLDRRVASTHSFNQFAYRSLDSARNGGGEEDFDSLWKSL
- the asd gene encoding archaetidylserine decarboxylase (Phosphatidylserine decarboxylase is synthesized as a single chain precursor. Generation of the pyruvoyl active site from a Ser is coupled to cleavage of a Gly-Ser bond between the larger (beta) and smaller (alpha chains). It is an integral membrane protein.) encodes the protein MKERLFILSQYLLPHHLLSRLAGCVAECRVRWFKNAFTQWFAKRYQVDMSQALVEDLTAYEHFNAFFTRALKDGARPLDQTPGAILSPADGAVSQLGPIEHGRVFQAKGHSFSVLELLGGDAANAAPFMGGDFATIYLSPKDYHRVHMPLAGTLREMVYIPGRIFSVNQTTAENVPELFARNERVACIFDTERGPMAVVLVGAMIVASIETVWAGLVTPPKRELKTFRYDEAARAPIHLEKGAELGRFKLGSTAIVLFGPDQVKWAEELVAGSPVQMGQGLALPKA